Proteins encoded by one window of Musa acuminata AAA Group cultivar baxijiao chromosome BXJ2-9, Cavendish_Baxijiao_AAA, whole genome shotgun sequence:
- the LOC135622337 gene encoding uncharacterized protein LOC135622337, which translates to MPKMKDFETLVCGGGADTKVACETQIEAPQLPPPESMVVRVGSGRDLFWGEVGGGAVYERDDSTKGNTNPKAQAQQQQQHAKPNYKPRSSSQRLSGGLQSKPPIIGIPGKIQHHSGYLGRSVRRPANGRIFPKKLPRPGGDGGGRRKSAVPDEDPGSPKVSCIGKVLSERERDRCRRQRRLSPSEEEEKVGRVESSGCWASLSAVICCGDGERQAGSVTRQTTKGDSPAKTAAERRTTGEPAMEPPGLAAMKRFASVRRPESWGVDLRPLDREAAECGRRRSVGSLEDAQLE; encoded by the coding sequence ATGCCGAAAATGAAAGACTTCGAAACCCTCGTTTGCGGTGGCGGCGCCGACACCAAGGTGGCCTGCGAAACCCAGATCGAAGCACCGCAGCTGCCCCCGCCGGAGTCGATGGTGGTGCGGGTCGGCAGCGGCCGCGACCTGTTCTGGGGCGAGGTGGGCGGCGGCGCCGTTTACGAGCGCgacgactcaaccaaagggaacaCAAACCCCAAGGCGCaggcgcagcagcagcagcagcacgccAAACCTAACTACAAGCCCCGATCCAGCTCGCAGCGCTTATCCGGTGGCCTCCAGTCCAAGCCCCCCATCATCGGCATCCCCGGCAAGATCCAACACCACTCCGGCTACCTCGGCCGTAGCGTCCGTCGCCCCGCCAACGGCCGCATCTTCCCCAAGAAGCTCCCTCGCCCCGGAGGCGACGGTGGCGGACGGCGCAAGTCCGCTGTTCCCGACGAAGACCCGGGGTCGCCCAAGGTGTCTTGCATCGGGAAGGTCCTGTCCGAAAGGGAGCGGGACCGGTGCCGGAGGCAGCGCCGTCTATCGCCgagtgaggaggaggagaaggttggGAGGGTGGAGTCCTCTGGGTGCTGGGCGAGTCTATCGGCGGTGATCTGCTGCGGCGACGGGGAGCGGCAGGCCGGAAGCGTTACGAGGCAGACCACGAAGGGGGATTCACCAGCGAAGACAGCGGCGGAGAGGAGGACCACAGGGGAGCCGGCGATGGAGCCGCCGGGGCTTGCGGCGATGAAGCGGTTCGCGTCAGTGCGGCGGCCGGAGTCATGGGGGGTGGATCTGAGGCCGTTGGATCGGGAGGCGGCTGAGTGCGGGAGGCGACGGTCTGTTGGATCGCTGGAGGACGCGCAGCTGGAGTAG
- the LOC135622338 gene encoding small ribosomal subunit protein uS11y, whose translation MSGRKKTREPKEENVTLGPAVREGEQVFGVAHIFASFNDTFIHVTDLSGRETLVRITGGMKVKADRDESSPYAAMLAAQDVAQRCKELGITALHIKLRATGGNKTKTPGPGAQSALRALARSGMKIGRIEDVTPIPTDSTRRKGGRRGRRL comes from the exons ATG TCTGGCAGAAAGAAGACTAGGGAGCCCAAAGAGGAAAATGTGACGCTTGGGCCGGCTGTACGAGAAGGGGAGCAAGTGTTCGGTGTCGCTCACATCTTTGCATCATTCAATGACACTTTCATT CATGTTACGGATCTGTCTGGGAGGGAAACACTTGTTCGTATTACAG GTGGTATGAAGGTTAAAGCTGACAGGGATGAATCATCTCCATATGCAGCCATGCTTGCAGCACAAGATGTTGCACAGAGATGCAAG GAACTTGGTATTACTGCCTTGCATATTAAGCTGCGAGCTACTGGTGGGAATAAGACGAAAACTCCTGGTCCTGGTGCTCAATCTGCTCTCAGAGCACTTGCTCGCTCTGGAATGAAAATTGGCCGTATTG AGGATGTAACCCCGATCCCCACAGACAGCACCCGCAGAAAGggtggaagaagaggaaggagactGTAG